The Procambarus clarkii isolate CNS0578487 chromosome 18, FALCON_Pclarkii_2.0, whole genome shotgun sequence genome segment tataatttctctccaggtgttctaccaatttagttttaattattttttccaatattttgactattacacttgtcaatgataccggtctataattaaaggggtcttccctgcttccacttttgtagattggaactatgttagcctttttccacacatcaactCCAACTCCTGtagacagggatgcctgaaaaagtgTGGTGACGAAAAAGTGTGGCGATGTTTTGCTGCGGTTTTTATACTGCGGCTGCATGTGGGGGTATGGTTGTGGCGTtttgttcggcccttccgtgctcctTCTGGCGCCTTCCTTGGTTGGGGTTTTTGTTCCCTTGAGTTTCTGGGGCCATCCTTCCTTGCAGGGCCTGGCTTTTCcgtgttccttggattctctgaCCTACCCTCGTTgtccttgcctagttgtgctggccGAGGATGAGCTTGGGCTCTTCGTCTCGCCCCTTGCCTATCATTCGCTTTCTGTTACTCTTccggaacctattgggctcttttTTTTGCACTGGACGCTAGGTGGGGGGTTGGCCTCCGCCACTTCCCTTCCTTATTCATTCCTCTCGTCTTCCTGCTTCGCTCTTGTCCCTGGCCGCTGGTGCTGGGGCATTTTTGCTCATCTTTTTATCTTTTCCTCCTTCACactgttgtgtgttttgtttgtgccttttggccTTTCTGTTGCCAGGTTTGATTTTCTGTTTTCCTGGCTTACCCTgcctgttttttgtttttttctgggtCTTGCGATGTCCCTTCTCTGGTGTCTCACATCGGACCTGTGGTTTCCGATCCCCTGGCGAGCTTGCTCGTGTTGGGGAGTTTTCTGTtcagcagacgttccatctctctCTTGCCGGCGTGGGCTTCCGGCTCTGCTTCCTTGGTGGTTGCACCCAAGatcttcctgcggctccgcctcttcctaggCTCAGATGACCCTTGGCCGTGCTGATTCCGTTCTGCCTTGGGATCTCGCATccgttggtggtcaggtggcttcgttgttggggtcccacctgtgtgcttcttggcggcagtatgagatattttggcggtccttttccttctgtcccttcttcagtggctgtgtttgttggagtCGGCTTTGCTTTTCTGCTGGGGGTTCGGGACCGTCGACTTGCTGCATACTGTCACCTCGTTTTATGCAGTGCTGGCGaagccgcttcggcttgctttcagACTTTCATCTACGCCGTTCGTAAGCTGTCTCGtgcttgtttcacctccggcctgttcttgcgccgcttgagccgtcctggtcattggacagtgctcttttctttcttctcgttttcttgtggccccttcggttccggtttgtttttcGATGGCTCTTTccggttggcattggcctctgaggGTCAGGTAGGTgaacttcatgctctcctcctgtGCAGAgcttttctgctccttcggttatGGTGATCGATTTGGTCATCTGCTGCCTTCTTTCTGGCGAaggatgagactgctgctttccggaggggtccctgggttgttgatgcttggttggttgggcCGGGGGTGCATTCGTTTTTATCCCGTTGCAGCTCTCTGCTGTGGTTGGCTCGCCCTGCCTTCTGGGTCCATGGACGCGGTTTGGGTTGTTCcggttcccttcttccctgttagaGGATGCCGGTCTCCCTGGTCGTCTGCGGGGGTTCTTCAGGCTCTCCAGCCTGCTGTCTATCTCCATGCCCGTAAAGTCTGCAAGTTCACGGCTCTTGCCGCCGTCTTTGGTACTGTGTCCTGAGCGGACGTTCGGGCACGGGgaatttggcggtcgaacaggatcCTTGGCTATTCGTTACCTTGTACACgttcctgggcccagtcgggcccgtgttgctttgggtcggcggatgcAGCCTGTTGTCACAACTTCGGGTTGAGTAGTGTGCGGagaccgcctcccgggtcagtCCGTGttcttttcctctgtgggtagttagctccggggagccgtaggggctccccctagaaaaccagcgttgaatgtaatgaaactccattttctgggtgagtcccggaggctccctggcatccctccctcccggcCGGCGTTTTTTTtcgcgcgtttttgacatccagcctcagaactggggtgtggatcgccggcgcggtaggtctgggGTTTCTCCTTCCCCTTTCCAGGGAGGGGGGCTGCGCAGAcgaatgacgtcatactagtttgctcgttttttgtttggagagttctatccactcgttcggctttggttgcaattttcaccagaataggggtttgttttggaatgcttacctttctggatgcttgacccggtcgatggcagacatagaatgcttgctaccacacgggggtttctataggccattgctccccttgcctctctgagggggccaggttctggccgtggtccccggtaggccctagaactccatacacatgactgatgccaaagtctgacattagcatatcagccggtaaagctccagggagccgacggggctccccccagaaaatggcgtttcattacattcaacgctggttttatgggCTCAGTAAAATTATATATGATGAATTCTGGGAAAGTATTACAGTAGTGGGATTTGCAATACTGTACataatttctattttttttcaggGTAATGTAAGAGTTTTTATACGTGTTCGCCCTTTACTTGAAGGCGAAAGAAAACATTGTAATAATGATTGTGATGGCCACTTGCAGTTCATCGATGAGAACACTTTGCAGGTTGTAAAGAATAGTGGGGGTGAGTTTCACCTTCTCGTGTTGGGTTGATGTAGTTTGGAAGAAGGGCGTCAATGTCATCCAAAAATGATAGTATGTGCGACAACTACTGGTGGAACGTACAAATGTGAACTGTTGCAGCCCTAAAAAGTTAATTATTCTGTAGATTGTAGAAGAAAAAAGTTGGGAGATATAGAGGAGGAAGGAGCTAACATTGGTTGAAAACCAAAACTTCATTTTTAAAAATGGAAAAAAGTTATACCTTTTAAATTAAATTCATCCTACAATATTAGGACACATTGGAAGTGTCTCGTACCTCTAATGTGTGTGATTacacatgtcgtagctcagtcgattaacccttaaatggcgcatagctatataccatttgacacccacaggcgcataccaaaaaaaaaaaaaaaaaaatattttttcttcctaacctgttaatttgtgttcactgatcacgagaaaaataataaaaaaatcgtaagtggcatatattgcccactatagggcggggaattctggcaaaaatcaggcgctgactgagcgtgcgtcccaggcggtctgttgatcgccagctgtcaggccagagtttccacaaagagataattacctaattatttcaatgactgattgatttttcgtagtttttttgctgtaatattattcaatagtgtgtagtgtgatatatttatataataaaatgagtgaatcatcgctgtactcaaaaatatggtgtgcgtattgttgattcaattatgttcatcaaacagtgaacaaatactttgtcggttattacactatatacacaggttatatataagtatctggatgttttgttcaccatgacaaaccactaagttggtatgctgagtggcagtggcagtggcaggcagtgactggctgccactccctcacctcacctgccttgccaccattctccacccaccatactgtttttgcttctatatacagacgttatatataagtatttacatgttttgttcaccataactgtacatctaagcttgtatggtgagtaaaggcagagagacgtagctactcacacagtcagctggtggcggccgccctcaaggccagacgcactaatatttctcctacaacaatactgtttgtggtgttattacgctatatacacacattatatataaatatctacctgttttattcaccatacttgtacaagtaaactggtatggtgcccaaagaccatcgtggtcatcagtaaacaacacaagtcctgcagacgacgccacctccctcaccaaaatggcagctcccaacctcctcctcttgctgttatctcacactatacacacgttatatataagtatctacatttgtgttcaccatagcgaaccactaagctggtatggtgagtgcagtcaataaaaggtggccacacacagtcagaagacatcgccaccaccgtccctcccacagcattactcctccctccatggcgcacagcgccaaatatcaccacaatcctgctattatcagaaccctggtcagttttatcacagtcaggggtcttctgtaataatatcatcgctacataatagcattaacaagtatattatggcatttataggcgatgctgtggtcacaagctgaacagcagtgctgtgagctcatgctgcgtgcgtcaggcttggtagctcactcaatactgaggcccctaacaccctggagtttggcccacgatttttttaaaaaatggcgtctgtttacaagagccctgatgaaggtgtggtgaaccccgtgtatccgcgggccgtttaaatcttgcgtagtactccaaagcatcatatgatgcaatgcgcaatttactgcaagtcggtcaaagcatcatatgatgcgatgcgcaattgaagggttaaggaAGTGGTTGGGATGATCTCGGATGTAGATTCAAATCCTTGTCATGGCTCTTGTTGATGTGTTCATGTGTAGGATTATTGTTCAATTATTCTGGATTCAATattatgacatttttaaatagcaTTTGTTTTCCGAGATTCTTTATTGCCTTGTGatcaaataatatttattttattttttctagATCCCAGTGGAAAGCAAGAAAGTTGTCGGTggaataaagaaaaaaaagaaacatTCCAGTACAAGTTTGACCGGATTTTTCCACCGAAGTGCACACAGAATGAAGTGTATGAAGAGGTTGCACTTTTAATCCGGTCCGCACTCGATGGTTTCAACGTAAGCCTTTTGGCTTATGGACAAACCAAAGCTGGAAAAACTTTCACAATGGAAGGTATATCCGGAAATGTAAACCTTCAAGGGATCATCCCAAGAACAATAAATGAACTTTTCAACTTGATAAATGAATTGCAGAAAAAGGTATGTATGAGTTTTGCTTTGAATATGTACAGTAATTATTTTTTTACAGAAATGTATATACTGGGTATATATAAAATGTTCCTATTAGGGTCCCCCACACATTTAGTTGGTTAATGCTTGTTGCAATATGAAGATTTACATGATGGATTTTAAGTAAATTTTGGGCATTTCAAGTAATTCGAGCATCTACAGTATTGATATACTATATTGATAAATTTATTTTAATGCATTTCACCTTAAtatagtatattattaacaattacaattgatttttatttgtatatatctTTATGTACATGTCCCTATTACCAGGAAATATTCTGTATTGTTTGGAAAAGGAGGTAATACTAAGAGTGATAAAATGCTTGAAGTGGTAAAATACCAAGAGGTTTGATTACCTACAGTCCCTCCTGGGTTACGCGAAGTCTTGTTCTCCTTTTGGGTACTATGGTGTCCTATGTATGACATGCACCTTATGAATGTTTTGTCtgttttctggggagagccctttcggctccccggagcttactagggtgatatgctaatgtcagactttggactTGATGTcagacatcagtcatgtgtatggaattCTGTGAGCCTACCGGGGACAACGAGCCAGTACCTGGGCCCCCTCAaaagcatggggagcaatggcctatagaaacccccgtgtggttgaaagcattctatgtctgccatcgaccgggtcaggttcccggaaaggtaagcatcccaaaatgaaccccctattctggtgaaattattcctactaaaagctgaacaagtggatagaactcctctaAAAGAAACGCGCAAACGATCAGGATGTCACACGTTGCCAcgtcgctgtctgcgcagctccccccttcccaggagggggaagggggagccccagacccctcacgccggctatccactcatcagttctaaggctgatgctagaggctgaggttgtgtgctctggctccggtggttgtttcagcactgtacctagaatgctcccaaccacaggggggtttctataggccattgctcctcatgcttcTCTGAGCGGGCGAGGTTcttgctcgtggtccccagtaggcaagaactccaagcacatTGATGCCAGAAAGTTGTGCATATCCCATTCAACCTGAATAGcttcggggagcctccgggactcacccagaaaatggcattttattacattcaatgctggtcttttgcaaaagaaaactgtgTACACACTTCATAAAATTCTTTTCCATCTGCACCATAGCTCCCAGCCCAACCGACCTTCATTTGTCTCGTGTATAAAATTTCATAGTTATAGAATGTTAAAAAATTTTCAGCTTCAGGATGTTCGTAGCATTTACTATCAGAACTACGCCTCCTTAAGAATTTAGCTGTGTGCATTAAATACTGTGTTTATTTAGTGCAACACCGATTTTTCTAGTTTTGTCTTGTCAGTAAGTAGTATGGTATACTGGAAATATGGGTAATTGAAGAGTGAGTTAGGGCTGGCAGTGAAGGGCTTTCAGGCATCCCTTTTACACCAACATTTGTAAACATGTAACTTTCAAGATTTTCTGTATTTATTCTTATGTAAATAAACCTGCTATTTCATGTTAGTGATACCTTGGTtttcgaatttaatccgttctcaGAAACTGTTTGTAAACCGAAAATTCATAAACTGAAATggattttctcataagaaataatATAAATTGGAGCTCGTAACTTTTGAAATTGAGAAATTGAGCTCGTAATTCAAAAAATTACAAAAGAGGGACGTTTGTATCCCGAGGTTCCACTGCATTTACAATTTTACTGCATAGTTATGTTTTTGTCTAGGATATTTATCTCTCTCTTACTGTTCCTCACTTATTGACTGTATTCAAAACCTACCCACCTCAGCTTATATGGTGGGAGTAAAGCTTGGTTAAGTTTGAGCATACCCACATGTATATATGCATGATCTGATGAAACATCACTTCCTTCTGCTTGAAAAGCATAGTCCTGGTCGGACCTCTTAGCCCATGGTTTTGGGAAATCAAATTAGACCTTTAGGGACAGATATCTGGCTTTGGACTTTTCTGGTTTGTTTACCTCTCCATGACCCAAAATCTTTTAATGCTATACAGTACTCTGTACTGTGTTACAAGAAGCTTGTGCTATTGATGGTGGGTTCACTTTCACTTGCTACTGTCTTACTTCTCTAGATATGTGAACAGGTCTACCACTTTGAAAGATCCATGTTATGATGGGGTGGGAGTGGGGAGAGTAAAAGTTTAAGTGATATACGCCCTAGATGGACTGTAGCTTTTGTGGTTTTCTTATGCCGTATATTGCCACATTGGACCATGGGAGCGTTGAGTAGCACTTAAATTGTTCATCCTTTTTTCAGTTACTTGTGGTAGTTTTAAATTTGTATAGACTTATTATTATAATTTGTCACTTTATAAATGCTTCATAATGTTGTTGTTGCCAAATTGACCAGCAAGGAAGACAGGAGTAGTTTCTCGATCACTGCCATGTGATCAAACCGCCATTTAGTGCCTTCAACTATGCCATGTTTTATAATGCTTAATATTCTTTTTCTCTACATAGGGCTGGATCTATTCAGTTAAAACCAGCTTCTTTGAAATTTATAATGAAAGAATTATAGACCTGTTGAACGAAAGAACTGCAAGTGAGGTTTCTGTCAACAACTTGAAAGTAAATTGCTAAGTACTGTATCCTCAATTGGCATTCTTTTAAGTTTTGGGTCATTCATTTATTCATCATCATTACCCCATTTTTTCTATTTCATGGAGTTCAAGGAATCAGCCCATAGAAACAATTAGTAATACCTGTATAAGAAAAGGTTTTTTTATTTTAAAGAAGAAAAATAGCACTTCACATTAGTTCCATTTACATTATATACCATCACGGGTAAACAAGCTCCACTACACATGCTTATGGATTTCAGttcattatattatttatttttctCACAGTACCATACACAAACCATAAACAGTATCTCCAGATAAATTTAAAATACCAGAATACATGATAACATACCCTGCTACCATTATTTTATCAAGCCATAGTGTGATGAGCAGATACATCGTGTCTTTTGTAAAGCTATTTATAAAAAATAAAAGGCATGCCCCCCATGATGTGTTAAGACTTCACAGCGAGGCCCCTGTGCATGTTCCCGAGTGTGTGAGCCATGCAAAAAGTGTTTACAATTTGTTTCATTATATGTAACTATAAATTTGGTATCAAAATGTTTACAAAGGAATTTTCTAGAGAACAGAAGCACAAATAAGTGTATTTACAATAAATTATTTGTGACAACAATGGATATACAAATATTTATGGATAGCAATCGGTTGATATGTTTTAGCGTCCACATAATGTTTAGTTGGAGTAGGAACGAAGCATTTGAACACAATTCTGAGATGTTTGTTCAACCCACTTCCCAACTCTCAATATTGTATTTGCATTAGTGTACTGATTTACAGACATTTGATCCATGTCACTAGACTAGTGAAGTCTGGCATAGCAAACCCAGACCTGTTCCACAATCCAGCTCCTTTCCTGTAATTTAACTTATTTGCTCTTTGTGTATGTTTACCATTTCTTTTCCTTGTTACATTATAATTAACTTTTTATTACAGTATCACTGTATATGGGGATCTCTTTTTGATATACTTTTGTCAATACTTATCAGGTTGTGACAGCAAGTAACAAAAATGAACTCCTTAAACTTGTGCAATCGGCCCTGAACAAAAGAGCGGTGTCTCACAAAAAGCAATTCCTCCTCGTCAAGATCGCATTCAATACTAGTTAAAAATATTGTGGGCTCTCACACAATAACAAATGAATGCTGCAAAGGTAAGACTGCTCTGCTCTGTTAATGTGGTTATTAGGTACTATCTTCCTATTATGGAAGCATATGTTATTTATGgattattatttttacttttgtttttCACAATGAGGGTTTTTCCGcctttgtttaccttggggtaaggggTAGTTATTGCACTGGTGAGGCgcggggtactgcgtagctagttttcacctttaacagtggccggctctgttctttTCAGGTGCGTCTTCTTGCGTGGTTTTTCTTTTTCTATTTGTTTTtctatttgtttttgcctggtgtggAGGGTCTGCCTTGTATTCCCTCCCCCTTATATTAGGGTCATtttgtggtggcaccccctgcttcgcccttGTAAGTAGACACGTCTTGTGAGTTCAgtttttagcagtttgcttggtagtttgtggcgccggttagcagtgcccaGCCTGGGATAactcttagcagacccagtctaagggccctgggaaactccGCAGGGGCACTCGGGTCCAATGGAGGAGACCCCTGCGTCCTCTCTCGcgctgtgcgagtttgagggttgctctgtccccttgtctcagggcagcACTCATTTTTTTGGCCTTCGTAATGCTGCCTGtttggtcggtgacacattcgaccctgagtcctgcgagctttgttgcttgtgactcaattcaccctGACTGAGGATGTTTTTCTTCGGATGCAGGCAGCATGCACATTACAGGATTgatttaggttgttgcaacgcgctcggattGTCGCTTCCCCAGACGCGCCGAGGCTGCTTCGCTTTGTTTTTAAGGACTCGGatttgggggtgttggtcgcttcggccttggtttcATCTGcgccctctcgttcttctccctcaaTGGTTTcatttgttcccccccccccctgcttctgaCCCCAAAGCGTCTGAAGGTTTTggggtttagaggtttctgaaACTCGGGCTATTTTGGGGATTGCCCCATCCAAGGTGGCTACGGGGGCACTTGAGTCGGTTCCTCCTGCCCttgctccggggtctgaccagtgggccccttctcttccgGAGCTGTGGACGACGACTCGGCCCTGGGGACTGATGTGGGGGTTCCCGGGAAtggggaggagctgacttggggggctTTAGGCTCAATTGGACCCCGCCTGGATTTTCAGGCGTTCTGAGCGgggcaaggagtggggttttctttttccccctctgcgtacgatttggacTTGGGTTTGGCTCCTTCCCGGGTTTGGTTTCGTGTCCTTGTGGACCCCTTCAGTTCTGTCTTTCCAGAGattttcggcttcccgcatctTGCCTCCTGAGGTGCGGTCGgccattgcggcttacctcctgtgtgACCCGGAATATGCCTCCATAATGGATCCTGCTTCCTTCAGGTTTGGATCTTCTTATCTTTACTGGGTGCGTTATGAGGTTCCGGGGTCGTCCTAGCTTGCAGACTGCCCCCTGTTCTCTTTGGGTGCTTGGGACTACTCCTGTCTGACCCACACGTTTGAGTGGCGTGAGGCATTGATGGTGGTCCAGGTTAACCTGGGGGGCAACTTTGAGCATTTTAATGAGTGCCTTTTTGCCCCTGCCCTTTTGCGGGATATTGGCATGGTACAGCTTCATGTTcaggttccttccctgtcggctgctCTTGTGGCTGAGGACTATCGCACTCGTGGCTTCTTGGCTGCGGTCCTACGTTACTTTTCCCTCCGGGAGCTGTCTTCAGATTGGCTTGCAGAGGATGTAGAGGCACTTGGGTCCGTTTCCAGGTCTAGCGCCTTGGTCTCGGCCATTTGCACGTTGTCTGCACTGTTAAAACTGTTTGCGCCAATCCTACGGGAGGCACTGCTGCGTTTTTTCACTGCGCATTTCGCGTGTCGACAGGCAGTTCTCGCTTcctccttggaatctgcttgggccctggttCTTTTTTGTCTTCCCCGTTTTGTCCTTTGCTTTTTGCGGGGTCTGCGGTTGAGCGTTATATTCAGGCGGCTTCCTCCACTTGCCGCCCTGTGTCTGAATTGTGGGTTCTCCAAGGGTtcccaggggtgggggggggttcctTCCCGGAGGGGTCGTACCAGGGCTCGCGGTTCCATTCTTCGGTGTCAGCCACAAGTGTCAGGTT includes the following:
- the LOC138366126 gene encoding carboxy-terminal kinesin 2-like → MPVKSASSRLLPPSLGNVRVFIRVRPLLEGERKHCNNDCDGHLQFIDENTLQVVKNSGDPSGKQESCRWNKEKKETFQYKFDRIFPPKCTQNEVYEEVALLIRSALDGFNVSLLAYGQTKAGKTFTMEGISGNVNLQGIIPRTINELFNLINELQKKGWIYSVKTSFFEIYNERIIDLLNERTASEVSVNNLKVVTASNKNELLKLVQSALNKRAVSHKKQFLLVKIAFNTS